The sequence below is a genomic window from Candidatus Hydrogenedentota bacterium.
GGCGGACGCCGAAACCTGGGTGCGGGAACGCGCCGGGGCGGGGGCGCTCACAGACGCCTCCAGAGTGGGGACCGGGCAGAGGCCGGGGATGTCCCCGGGAACCTCCGGCGCGTTGCCGACGGGGGCGAACAGGGACGGACCGGGAAGGGCGGCGTGACAGGACAGCGCCACTGCCACGGCACAGGCAACCCACGCGGCGCATGCCGCCCGTTTTTTCTTTTCCAGATTCATCACCGCCAGTATACCACGCGGCGCCTCATTCCCGGTCAAGGAGCAGGGACTTGATCACGGCCAGATACTCCCGGAGGCAGGCGTTGGGCAGGAGATACCAGGGGGTTGGGGCGGCCACGGGGAAAAAGGCGAGCCCCTCCCGCCGGGCGAGCACCTGCACGCGGAAGAGATGGAACCCGCTGGTGACGACGGCGAGGGAGGGGGGCGCTTCCGCCAGCGCGCCCGACGCCTCCAACACCGCCCTGGAGTTACGGAGGTTCTCCGCCGTGCTGGTCGCCCGGTCCTCCAGCAGAATGCGGCCAGGATCCACCCCCGCCTTCACCAGGAAGGCGGCCATGGCCTCCGCCTCCGTGGTGCTCTCCCCGGGCCCCATTCCGCCCGTGACCACGGCGCGCGCGCCGGGGTTTTCGCGCAGATAACCGGCCGCCGTCTCCAGCCTCAGCCGCAGGGTCTCCGAGGGCCGGTCGCCATGGAGTCCCGCCCCGAGCACCACGACCCAGTCGCAGGGCGGGCATTCCGGCGGGAACGACGCCGCGCATAGGATGCAGCAGACCGCGGCGAACGAGAGGAGCCAGAGCGCCCCACCCGCGAGAAAGACCCCGCGCGGCAGGTGCCACCGGGGCGACACGGCCACCGCCCACCGGAACCGCAGGGCGGCCCCCATGAACAGGAGAACGCCGCCCAGGAAACCGGGGAGCAGGATGCCCGTGTTCAGCCCCCGGCCCGCCATGAGCAACACCCCGGTGTCCAGCAGTCCGGCCGCTCCGGCCATTCCCAGGACCCCCGCGACGACGCTGCTCCGGGACTGCGGGACGGACTTCTCGGTTTCGGTGCAATTCATCCCCGGGGGTGGAACTCCTTGTGTGCGCGCGTGAGGCGCTCAACGCTCACATGCGTGTAAATCTGCGTGGTGCTGATGTCCGCATGGCCCAGCAGCTCCTGCACCGCCCGCAGGTCGGCCCCGTTGTCCAGCAGGTGCGTGGCAAAGGAGTGCCGCAGCATGTGCGGCGTCACGTTCCGGGCGATGTTCGCGCCCCGGGCGTGGTGCTTTACAATCTGCCAGACCGCCGTGCGGGAGAGCGCGCGCCCCCGGTCGTTGACGAACACCGCCGGGGCCGGGGGCTTCCATGCCGTCCGCGCGTCCAGCCAGGCCCGCAGCTTGTCCACTGCGGCCCGGCCCAGCGGGACGATGCGGGTCTTCGCGCCCTTTCCGCGCACCCGCACGCTTGCCTCCTCCAGCGAGACGTCGCGCAACGCCAGCCCGGCGGCCTCCGAGAGGCGCAGGCCGCAGGAGTAGAACAGCTCCAGCAGGGCCGCGTCGCGCACGCCCTCCGGGGTGTCCGTCCCGGGCGCGGCCAGCAGGCGCTCCACCTCCTCCACGCCCAGCCAGTGGGGCAGGGCGCGCAGGATGCGCGGGCTGTCGAAGGTTTCCGACGGGTCGGTTTCCGCGAGCTGCTCGCGCGCGAGGAAGCGGTGGAACCGGCGGATGGCGGTCAGGTGCCGGGCCACGGAGCGCGCGGCGAGGCCGGAAGCGCCCAGCGCCAGGAGGTGGTCCGTGATGTCCTCGCGGACAATGTCCCCTGGGCGTTCCACCCCCGACTCGGCGAGCCCGGCGAGGTAGGCCCGCAGGTCGGCGCCATAGGCCGCCAGCGTGCGCTCCGACAGGCCGTCCTCGAACACGGCCGACTCCAGGAAGCGGTCGAGCGCGCGGCCCAGCTCCGATGCGTGCGCCTCATCCATGCGCGGTTTCCGCGGGGCGTGCAGCCCCGGTTATTTGGCCACCTCCACGGCGCGGGTCTCGCGGACGACGGTCACGCGGATCTGGCCGGGGTAGGTCATCTCCTGCTCGACCTTGCGCGCGATGTCATGCGCAAGCTGCTGCGCCTCGGCGTCGTTCACCTTGTCCGGCTGCACCACGATGCGCACCTCGCGCCCCGCCTGGATGGCGAAGGCCCGCTCGACGCCGGGGTACCCGTCGGCGATCTGCTCCAGCTGCTCCAGCCGCTTGATGTAGTGCTGGAGCATCTCGCTGCGCGCGCCCGGGCGCGACGCCGACATGGCGTCCGCCGCCTGGACCAGCACGGCGATTACGCTGTTCATGGGCATCTCGTTGTGGTGCGCGCCCACGGCGATGGCGATGGAGTCCTTCTCCCCGTAGCGGCGGCAGAGGTCGTGGCCCAGGATGGCGTGGGAGCCCTCGACCTCGTGGGTCAGGGCCTTGCCGATGTCGTGGATCAGCCCGGCGCGTTTGGCCTCGGCGATGTTCACGCCCAGCTCCGCGGCCATCAGGCCCGCCAGGTGGCAGACCTCCTGGGAGTGGCGCAGCACATTCTGGCCGTACGATGTGCGGTAGCTCAGCCGCCCGAGCAGCTTGATCATTTCCGGGTGCAGCCCGTGGACGTCCGCCTCCATGCAGGCGGCCTCGCCGCGGTCCTTCATGGTCCGGTTCAGCTCCTCCGTCACCTTCTCCACCACCTCCTCGATGCGGGCCGGGTGGATGCGCCCGTCCTGGATCAGCCGCTCCAGGGTGATGCGCGCCGTCTCGCGGCGGACCGGGTCGAAGCCGGAGAGCACCACGGCTTCCGGCGTGTCGTCAATGATCACGTTGATGCCCGTGGCGTTCTCCAGGGCGCGGATGTTGCGCCCCTCGCGCCCGATGATGCGCCCCTTCATCTCCTCGTTCGGCAGCGGCACCACGGAGACCGTGGTCTCGGCGGTGTGGTCCGCGGCGCAGCGCTGGATGGCCTCGCCCACGATCCACTGGGCGCGCTTCTCGGCATTCTCGCGCAGCTCGTCCTCGATCCGTTTCAGCTCAATGGCGCAGTCGCGCTTGACGTCGTTTTCCAGCCGCGCGTAAAGGTCCCGGCGCGCCTGCTCGATCGTCAGCCCCGCCACGGCCTCCAGCTTCAGGGTCTGCTCCGTGATGAGGGCGTTCAGCCGCTCCTGGTCCTTCTCCGACTGCTTCTCCCGGGCGACCAGCGCCCGCTCCTGCGTGTTCAGGTCCGCGGCGGTCTTGTCCTGCGCCGCGGCCCGCTTGTCCAGCCCCTGCTCCTTCGCCGCCAGCCTGCGCTCCACCTCGGCCATTTCCTTCCGAAGGTCGCGCCCCTCCTGCTCGAGCCGGGCCCGCAGGTTGATTTCCAGCTCCTTGACCGCAGCCTTCCCGTCCTTCAGGATGGAGGCCGCCTCGCGCTCCGCGTCGGTGATCACCTGGGCGGCGTCCCGCTTGGACTTGCGGACAATTCCCTGCCCCCGCAGCATCGAAAGGATGAGGGTCACGGCGGCCCCCGCCGCCAGGCCCACCACCCCCACCGCGACTAAAACAAACATATTCTGCATGTACGCTGCCTCCACACCCGCAGGGGGTGTCCAGTGTTTTTGCCTCCCGCAAAGCGGGACCGGAGGCGGGCGCAGAACGCGAACGGCAAGGGGGGTTATCTTGGGGGACGGTTCTCCGTCCCGTTCCATACGCTGAATCCAACCCTGGAAATATGAGTCATGCGTCCCATATCCAAACTGCCCCTGGGGGCGCAGAAGTCACTTGCCGGTCAAGTCTTTGCCCACTCCGAAGGTGTTTTCTTCAACCATGGCCGTCAGTTTTCGACCGCATACCGCATTATAGGCGGAAGTTTGCAACTTTGTCAACGATTTAAACACGGTTTTGCTCCGAAGGCTTCCCCGCAAATGGGCGCTCCGCGAACACTTAGGCCGTTGCGCAAACGAAAGGCCGTCTCTGAACGGGGGTGGGCGATGGGGCGGGGGGGCGTCAGTCCGCGTTGCAGACGACCCGGAATCCAATGTCGTTCATGGCGTAGTCGGGGGCGTAAGCCATGCGGGTCGCATTGCGGCACGCGCCGGGATACCACAGCCACGAGCCGCCCCGCACCGTGCGGGTGGCGAGGGATTCCCGGTTGACGGGGTCTTCGGAGGGGCCCACCGCGTAGAAATCGGGGGAAAAGGCGTCCTCGCACCACTCCCACACGTTTCCGTGCATGTCGAAGAGGCCCCATTGGTTGGCCCTGAAACTGCCCACGGGCGCGGTGTACACGCTGGCATCGTCAAAGGGGAACACCACCCAGCTCCGGTAGCGGCGCTGGAGGCTGATGTCGGCGCCGTTCAGCCAGCCGCGGCCGGATGCGGGGTTGTTGCCCCAGAAAAAGGCCCCCTTCTCGCCCGCCCTGCATGCATATTCCCACTCCGCCTCGGTGGGCAGGCGGAACGTCTTTCCCGTGGTCTTGGACAGCCAGCCGCAGAACTCCTGCGCGTCCTCCCAGCTCACGCACAGGACCGGGTGGTAGAGGTTCTGGGGAAAGCCCGCCTTGAGCCAGTTCATGCCCGCAATCCACTCGCGCTTGCCATTGGGCGTGATGGTCCAGGCGCCCCCGGCCCGCTCGGCGGAGGTCTTGAATCCCATGTCGTTCACAAACCGGCTGAACTGCCCCAGGCTGATTTCGTGGCGGCCCATCCAGAACCCCCGCGTGAGGGTCACGGAGTGCTGGGGCCCCTCATGCGTCTGGCGGTCCGGCTCCGTTTCCGGCGACCCCATGGGGAAGCTTCCCGCCGGTATCCAGGCGACTTCCAGACTGACGCCGTCGCCCAAGTCATGGGTTCGGTAGTCTTCCGCGGGCCGTTCCTCCGAAGGGGCCAGGGCTGCGGCGTCCGCCTCCTCCGCCGGCCGAATTTCCGGGGCCGGGCGTCTGGCCGGTGTCTGGCTGCCCTCGCCAAACCGCTGGTTGAGCCAGGCCACAATACCCTTGACCACCGCCTCGCCTCCGTCTGCCGGCGCGCCGGCGGGGGCTTCCTGGGAGGGAAGAGGCGCCGGACGCCCCCCCCGGTTTTGCCACCAGTTGAACCCGGCGAACAGGGAGACCGCGGCCAGCAGTCCCGCCAGCACGAGGGTGGAAACCGGAACCCGCCGCCCGGGCGCCTGCTCCTTTCCCGAGAGTCCCTGAATGGCGCCCTTCTGGGCCTTCTTGCGCCCCAGCAGGGCCTCCCGGAAGGCGGCGGCCGAGGGGATGCGCTTGGTCTGGTCCATCTCCATGCCGGCCAGGATGGCCCTCTGCACCCTGCCCGACACGCGCACATTGGGCAGGGAGGAGGGCGGCGCCAGATCGGTGCCGGAAAGGCGCTGCATTGCGCTCGGGGGTTTCCTGCCCGTCAGCATCCGGTACAGCGTGGCCGCCACGCCGTACACGTCCGACCAGGGCCCCTGCTGGCCGCCCCCGGAATACTGCTCCGGCGGGGCGTAGCCGGGGGTGAGCAGCACCGTCAGCGTGTGGTGGTCGCGCACCATGGACTGGCGCGCCGAACCGAAGTCGAGCAGGATGACCTCGCCCTCCTTCGTCAGGTAGATGTTGCCCGGCTTGATGTCCCGGTGCATGAAGCCCCGCGCGTGGACCACCTCCAGCCCGTCCAGCAGGCGCGAGATGATCTTCACCGCCTTGTGCTCGCTCAGCAGCTCGTCCGTCTGCTGCTCCAGAAAATCCTCCAGCGACACCCCGTCCACATAGTCCATCACGAGGTACGCGGAGTTGTTCTCCTTGAAGAAGTCCGTCACCCGCACCAGGTTCGGGTGCGGCGCCGGCTGGTGGCAGGCCACAATGTTGCGCCCCTCCTCCAGGAAGCGCTCCAGCCCCTGGTAATACAGCTCCGACGGGTCGCCCGTGGTGCCCGCGCCGCCCTTCCGCAGCCGCACCCCGCAGGTGTCCTCCTCCCGGTCCACCAGCTCAAACGGGAAGAACTCCTTGATCGCCACCCGGCGGTTCAGCCCCTCCTGAAGGGCCAGATAGGTGATGGCGAAGCCGCCCTGCCCCAGCGTCCGCCCGATGAGATAGCGCGAGTGGAGCATGGACCCCGGCCGCAGCGTCGGCGGATCCCAGGGGATCTTCTCCGGGTCCGCGCCGCAGTTCGGGCACCGGCGCGCGCGGCCCATGGGCTGCAGGCACGCCAGGCACACCGGCCCCGCCACCGAGGTCATCTCATCCCGGTGTGGCATCGTTACCCGCCGTTCCCTGAAAACAGCATCCGTTCAATACCCCCGAAGTCTCCGCCATGCCAAAACACGCACGACCCGGCACCGTGCAAGCCGCCTGCCGCAGTCAACCACGCGCGCGCTCCAGCCAGTGCCCCTGCCGCACCTCCATCCCTGCCGCACCCCCCGCCGGGGAGGGTGCATGCTCTCCACGAACAAAATTATACCCGTAGTCCGCGCGGGATGCAAAAACCACGAAACACGCCAGGGCGTCTCGGGGGGGGGTGACCGCAGAGGGGGGGGGCCGGGGCAGGGCACGCCTGGGAATGCCACGCTCCTGACCGGCGCGGCCGGCGGGGGTGAACCACGGAACACACGAAACACACAGAGGGGGGAGATGCGGGAAGAGAGGAGAGGGGGCGGCGGCCTGGCCTGGGCCATATTCGGATGTCCCGTTGGGACAACAAGAACTGAAACACATAACCGAGGGGCGTTCATGCTGCTCGCTGGCGTTTCCAGAGGGGCATTTTTGGTGCGATTGCCCTGGTCCCGACCTTTGCACCGTTTGGCGGGGGATGATACTATGGGGCCACCATGAGAGCGGTCGTTTACAGCAACCTGAACCAGCGGAAGGTCTGGCGGGTGATTCCGGACCTGGTGCGCGCGCGTCAGCTGCTGCGGGACCTTGTCTGGAAGGACCTGCGGGCGCGGTACCGCTATGCGGTCATGGGCTTCCTCTGGGCGGTCATCGAGCCGCTCCTGTTCGTGCTGATTCTGGCGTTTGTGTTCTCGTTTGTCTTTCGGGACCGGGCGCAGATGGCCACGCCGGAGGGCGCGGCGCGGCCCTTTGTGGTCATGATGCTCTGCGGGCTCGTGTTCTGGCAGTACTTCACCGCCTCGCTGAACGCCGCCACGGTCTCCCTCGTGGACGGGCGCAACCTGGTGAAGAAGGTCCACTTCCCCCGCGAGGTGATCCCCGTCGCGGCGTGCTGCGTGCCCCTGGTCAATCTCGGGATCGGGTTCCTGCTGCTCCTCGTGCTGCATCTGGTCTTTGGCGGGGGGATTTCCCCGGCATTGCTGGCGTTGCCGGTCGTGTTCGGGGTGCAGTTCGCCCTGACCGTCGGCCTGGCGCTGCTGCTGTCCTGCGGCCATGTGATTTTTCGCGACGTGGGCAACATGGTGGCCGTCGGCCTCATGTTCGGGTTCTACGCGTCCCCCGTTTTCTACCCCCTGGAGCTGGTGCGCGGCATGCGCGGCGCGCCCGCGTGGCTCGTGACGCTGTACCAGGCCAACCCCATGGCGGGGCTGCTGACGGCGTACCGCGACATCCTCTTTGACGGCCGCCTGCCGGGGGTGATGCTCCTGGTCTGGCCGTGCCTGTGCGCGGCCGGGGCCCTGCTGGTCGGCGTATGGGCGTTCCGGCGGAGCGCCCCCACCCTGGCGGACCACCTCTGATGTCGGCGATCGAAGTCCAGCATGTGGGCAAATGCTTCCCCGCGCGGCGGGGCGCGCGCGACCTGCGCGGACGCGGCGGCCTGCGCGACTGGATTCTCGGCCGCAAGAGCGAGACTTTCGAGGCGCTCAAGGACATCACCTTCTCCGTGGAGCCGGGGGAGACCCTCGGCATCATCGGCCGCAACGGCTCCGGCAAGAGCACGCTCCTGAGCATCCTCGCGGGGGTGACGCTGCCCAGTTCCGGGTCCGTCACCGTGCGGGGCCGGATCGCCTCGCTGCTGGAGCTGGGCGCGGGGTTCCACCCCATCCTGACGGGGCGCGAGAACATCTACCTCAACGCCGGACTGCTGGGCATGCGCCACGCGCAGACCGACGCGGTCTACGACGAGATCGTCCGCTTCTCCGGCATCGGCGACTTCATAGACCAGCCCGTGGAGACCTACAGCAGCGGCATGTACGTCCGCATCGGCTTCTCCGTCGCCGTCCACGCCAACCCCGACATCTTCCTGGTGGACGAGGTGCTGTCCGTGGGCGACGAGGAGTTCCAGCGGCAGTGCCGCCGCAAGATCGGCGAGCTGCGCGAGCAGGGGAAGACCATCGTCTTCGTGTCCCACGACCTGGGGATCGTCAACACCCTGTGCGAGCGCGTGGTGCTCCTCAGCGGCGGGCGCATGCTCGACCGCGGCTCCACGCAGAAGACCATCAACTACTACCTGCGCCAGGTGGGCGCGGAGAAGGGCATCCACAACTTCTCCGGCGGCGGGACCGAGGTCACCCTCTGCGAGGGCCGCGTGTCCGTCTACCACCGGGGCGAGGAGCTGAGCGCGTCGGGGGGCTTCCAGATGGAGCTGACCTCCTACGCCCAGCTCCACTACTCCAACATGGCCGAGTGGACCGTCACGGAGCGCGCCGAGAACGGCTGCACCGCCCGGGGCCGCATGCTGCGCCTGCCCGTTGAGCTGGTCTGGAAGATGTGGGTGGACGAGGCCGGCCGCCTGTTCTGGGACATCGCCATGGAGTGCGAGCGCGAGACCCAGATCGAGAACATCGCCACGCTCCTCGGGTTCCCCACCGCCTACCTGCGGTGGATGTACGGCGACTTTGCGGGCGAGTTCCCCGAGATACTGCCGTCCGACACGCGGTGGTCCCTCGTGGTGACGCAGGAGAACAAGCTGCGCGAGGCAGCGCTTCTGCCGGAGGACGGCTCGCCCCTGCCGCCGGTCTTCGCCCGCGTCGAGGCGGCCAACCCCCACTACGGCTTTGTCCTCTTCAACTCCGAGTATGTCCGGTTCAACCGCATGCTCATGGCCTCCGCCCTGTACCCCCAGCACGACTGCCTCTTCCGGCCGGGGCGCCACGAGCTTATGCGCGTTGGGCTGGACCCCGCCCGCACGGCGGAGGAGTTGCAGAGTATGATCCGCGCGCCGCGCATGCTGGAGTGCGGCCCCCTGACCGTCCGCTTCGACAACGGCTCCCTGCGCCTCTACCACGGCGGCGCGGAGCTGACCAACCACCTGAATTTCTACGCGTCCATGCTCATCCAGCAGCTCTGGAACGACAGCCAGAGCTTCCAGTGGGGCCAGGTCCAGGAGATTGAGGACGGCATCTCCCTCACCGGCGGTTCGCGCCGCTTCTCCTTCGCCCAGTGCTGGGAACTGCGCCGCGCGGGCGACGCCCTCAATATCCGCGTCTGGCTTGAGGTCTTCGAGCCCCTCGAGGTGCAGGAGTGCCATGTGTCCCTGGTCCTGCGCAACGAATACGACCGGTGGACAACCGAACACGAAGAGGGCGCCTTCGGCGCCTTCGACCCCGGCGGCGGACGTTGGTTCCACTGCAACCGCAAATACCTCCCCGGCCATAGCATCACCGCCACGGCCCCCGGCCTGCCCGCCGTCACGCTGGTCGCCGACGACGAATGCCCCGTGGTCCGCATGACCGCCGTCAACACCACCCTCCAGGAAAACTCCCGGGTGATCCAGGCCCTCCGTCCCTCCGAAGAGGGACGCCTCCGCTTCGCCCCCGGCCGCCACCTCTA
It includes:
- a CDS encoding YdcF family protein; the encoded protein is MNCTETEKSVPQSRSSVVAGVLGMAGAAGLLDTGVLLMAGRGLNTGILLPGFLGGVLLFMGAALRFRWAVAVSPRWHLPRGVFLAGGALWLLSFAAVCCILCAASFPPECPPCDWVVVLGAGLHGDRPSETLRLRLETAAGYLRENPGARAVVTGGMGPGESTTEAEAMAAFLVKAGVDPGRILLEDRATSTAENLRNSRAVLEASGALAEAPPSLAVVTSGFHLFRVQVLARREGLAFFPVAAPTPWYLLPNACLREYLAVIKSLLLDRE
- the xerD gene encoding site-specific tyrosine recombinase XerD, encoding MDEAHASELGRALDRFLESAVFEDGLSERTLAAYGADLRAYLAGLAESGVERPGDIVREDITDHLLALGASGLAARSVARHLTAIRRFHRFLAREQLAETDPSETFDSPRILRALPHWLGVEEVERLLAAPGTDTPEGVRDAALLELFYSCGLRLSEAAGLALRDVSLEEASVRVRGKGAKTRIVPLGRAAVDKLRAWLDARTAWKPPAPAVFVNDRGRALSRTAVWQIVKHHARGANIARNVTPHMLRHSFATHLLDNGADLRAVQELLGHADISTTQIYTHVSVERLTRAHKEFHPRG
- the rny gene encoding ribonuclease Y, with product MQNMFVLVAVGVVGLAAGAAVTLILSMLRGQGIVRKSKRDAAQVITDAEREAASILKDGKAAVKELEINLRARLEQEGRDLRKEMAEVERRLAAKEQGLDKRAAAQDKTAADLNTQERALVAREKQSEKDQERLNALITEQTLKLEAVAGLTIEQARRDLYARLENDVKRDCAIELKRIEDELRENAEKRAQWIVGEAIQRCAADHTAETTVSVVPLPNEEMKGRIIGREGRNIRALENATGINVIIDDTPEAVVLSGFDPVRRETARITLERLIQDGRIHPARIEEVVEKVTEELNRTMKDRGEAACMEADVHGLHPEMIKLLGRLSYRTSYGQNVLRHSQEVCHLAGLMAAELGVNIAEAKRAGLIHDIGKALTHEVEGSHAILGHDLCRRYGEKDSIAIAVGAHHNEMPMNSVIAVLVQAADAMSASRPGARSEMLQHYIKRLEQLEQIADGYPGVERAFAIQAGREVRIVVQPDKVNDAEAQQLAHDIARKVEQEMTYPGQIRVTVVRETRAVEVAK
- a CDS encoding SUMF1/EgtB/PvdO family nonheme iron enzyme, whose translation is MPHRDEMTSVAGPVCLACLQPMGRARRCPNCGADPEKIPWDPPTLRPGSMLHSRYLIGRTLGQGGFAITYLALQEGLNRRVAIKEFFPFELVDREEDTCGVRLRKGGAGTTGDPSELYYQGLERFLEEGRNIVACHQPAPHPNLVRVTDFFKENNSAYLVMDYVDGVSLEDFLEQQTDELLSEHKAVKIISRLLDGLEVVHARGFMHRDIKPGNIYLTKEGEVILLDFGSARQSMVRDHHTLTVLLTPGYAPPEQYSGGGQQGPWSDVYGVAATLYRMLTGRKPPSAMQRLSGTDLAPPSSLPNVRVSGRVQRAILAGMEMDQTKRIPSAAAFREALLGRKKAQKGAIQGLSGKEQAPGRRVPVSTLVLAGLLAAVSLFAGFNWWQNRGGRPAPLPSQEAPAGAPADGGEAVVKGIVAWLNQRFGEGSQTPARRPAPEIRPAEEADAAALAPSEERPAEDYRTHDLGDGVSLEVAWIPAGSFPMGSPETEPDRQTHEGPQHSVTLTRGFWMGRHEISLGQFSRFVNDMGFKTSAERAGGAWTITPNGKREWIAGMNWLKAGFPQNLYHPVLCVSWEDAQEFCGWLSKTTGKTFRLPTEAEWEYACRAGEKGAFFWGNNPASGRGWLNGADISLQRRYRSWVVFPFDDASVYTAPVGSFRANQWGLFDMHGNVWEWCEDAFSPDFYAVGPSEDPVNRESLATRTVRGGSWLWYPGACRNATRMAYAPDYAMNDIGFRVVCNAD
- a CDS encoding ABC transporter permease; the protein is MRAVVYSNLNQRKVWRVIPDLVRARQLLRDLVWKDLRARYRYAVMGFLWAVIEPLLFVLILAFVFSFVFRDRAQMATPEGAARPFVVMMLCGLVFWQYFTASLNAATVSLVDGRNLVKKVHFPREVIPVAACCVPLVNLGIGFLLLLVLHLVFGGGISPALLALPVVFGVQFALTVGLALLLSCGHVIFRDVGNMVAVGLMFGFYASPVFYPLELVRGMRGAPAWLVTLYQANPMAGLLTAYRDILFDGRLPGVMLLVWPCLCAAGALLVGVWAFRRSAPTLADHL
- a CDS encoding ABC transporter ATP-binding protein, whose translation is MSAIEVQHVGKCFPARRGARDLRGRGGLRDWILGRKSETFEALKDITFSVEPGETLGIIGRNGSGKSTLLSILAGVTLPSSGSVTVRGRIASLLELGAGFHPILTGRENIYLNAGLLGMRHAQTDAVYDEIVRFSGIGDFIDQPVETYSSGMYVRIGFSVAVHANPDIFLVDEVLSVGDEEFQRQCRRKIGELREQGKTIVFVSHDLGIVNTLCERVVLLSGGRMLDRGSTQKTINYYLRQVGAEKGIHNFSGGGTEVTLCEGRVSVYHRGEELSASGGFQMELTSYAQLHYSNMAEWTVTERAENGCTARGRMLRLPVELVWKMWVDEAGRLFWDIAMECERETQIENIATLLGFPTAYLRWMYGDFAGEFPEILPSDTRWSLVVTQENKLREAALLPEDGSPLPPVFARVEAANPHYGFVLFNSEYVRFNRMLMASALYPQHDCLFRPGRHELMRVGLDPARTAEELQSMIRAPRMLECGPLTVRFDNGSLRLYHGGAELTNHLNFYASMLIQQLWNDSQSFQWGQVQEIEDGISLTGGSRRFSFAQCWELRRAGDALNIRVWLEVFEPLEVQECHVSLVLRNEYDRWTTEHEEGAFGAFDPGGGRWFHCNRKYLPGHSITATAPGLPAVTLVADDECPVVRMTAVNTTLQENSRVIQALRPSEEGRLRFAPGRHLYFSGQIRVGTEAGEGKD